From Erigeron canadensis isolate Cc75 chromosome 8, C_canadensis_v1, whole genome shotgun sequence, one genomic window encodes:
- the LOC122609933 gene encoding cytochrome P450 CYP82D47-like isoform X2 yields the protein MNQLFICSAIIFCFLVFGHLAWIKARANSSNNGKGKKVPEAAGSWPIIGHLHLLAGSQVHHKLLGSMADKFGPIFTLKLGVHPVLIVSNSAMAKECLTTNDRVFASRPRSMASELMGYNCGMIGFAPYGPYWREIRKIIVLELLSQKRLEMISHIRVSEVKSSILDMYTTCKINEGSSEMTKVDLKDWFGNLMMNIVGRVIFGVCFSRGQQNDDEYKKTIRRFFELTGAFVPSDAIPGLRWLDFGGYEKIMKKTAIEMDAVINGWLEEHKKMLSFKQQVDESTDQGFMGMLLSRLEEAKEDLYGFSTDVVVKSTCMALLLAATDTTSATLTWALALLVNNPLVLQKSQKELEKYVGKDRFVEESDLKNLVYLQAIIKETMRLYPAAPLSVPHVSTDDCIVGGYTIPKGTRLLVNLWKIHHDPEVWTDPFEFQPERFLTSNKEIDVKGKHFELIPFSSGRRICPGITFSLEAMQLILANMIHGFEFQNPSNDQIDMTESPGLANVKASSLELLVSPRLPPHVYRVSI from the exons ATGAATCAGTTATTTATATGTTCAG CCATCATATTCTGTTTTCTTGTCTTTGGTCATCTGGCATGGATAAAAGCCCGAGCCAATAGCAGCAATAACGGAAAGGGAAAGAAAGTACCAGAAGCTGCAGGCTCATGGCCAATAATTGGTCACTTGCATCTTTTAGCTGGTTCTCAAGTGCATCACAAACTGTTGGGGTCGATGGCTGACAAGTTTGGACCCATTTTTACTTTAAAGCTTGGTGTTCATCCTGTTTTAATTGTCAGCAATTCAGCGATGGCTAAAGAGTGCTTAACTACGAATGACAGAGTTTTTGCTAGCCGACCAAGATCCATGGCGAGTGAGCTCATGGGCTACAACTGTGGCATGATAGGTTTTGCGCCATATGGTCCATACTGGCGTGAGATACGCAAGATAATTGTGCTTGAACTGCTGTCTCAAAAGCGCCTTGAAATGATTTCACATATCCGAGTATCTGAAGTGAAGTCATCCATATTAGACATGTATACAACTTGTAAGATAAATGAAGGGTCTTCGGAAATGACAAAAGTTGATTTGAAAGATTGGTTTGGAAACTTGATGATGAACATTGTTGGGAGGGTGATTTTTGGCGTCTGTTTTTCCCGTGGTCaacaaaatgatgatgaataCAAGAAGACTATTAGGCGGTTTTTTGAACTAACTGGTGCATTTGTGCCGTCCGATGCCATTCCAGGCTTGAGGTGGTTAGATTTTGGAGGATATGAGAAGATAATGAAAAAGACAGCAATAGAGATGGATGCTGTGATCAATGGATGGTTAGAAGAGCACAAAAAGATGCTTAGTTTTAAGCAGCAGGTAGACGAGAGCACAGACCAAGGCTTCATGGGTATGTTGTTATCGCGTCTTGAAGAAGCAAAAGAGGATCTTTATGGATTCAGCACTGATGTGGTAGTGAAATCGACATGCATG GCATTGTTACTTGCAGCCACTGACACAACAAGCGCCACTCTAACATGGGCTTTAGCTTTACTAGTCAACAATCCTCTCGTGTTGCAAAAATCCCAAAAAGAGCTCGAAAAATATGTTGGAAAAGATAGATTTGTTGAGGAGTCAGATTTGAAGAACTTGGTCTATCTTCAAGCAATTATAAAAGAAACGATGCGACTTTATCCAGCTGCACCACTTTCTGTTCCTCATGTGTCTACTGACGACTGCATTGTTGGTGGCTACACTATTCCTAAAGGGACTCGCCTTTTGGTAAATCTATGGAAAATTCATCATGATCCTGAAGTATGGACTGATCCATTTGAATTCCAACCAGAAAGATTCTTGACAAGCAACAAGGAAATCGATGTGAAGGGTAAACATTTCGAATTGATTCCCTTTAGCAGTGGTAGAAGAATATGCCCCGGAATCACTTTTTCTCTTGAAGCAATGCAGTTAATATTGGCCAATATGATACATGGATTTGAGTTCCAAAATCCATCAAATGATCAGATTGACATGACTGAAAGCCCTGGATTGGCAAATGTCAAAGCTTCTTCGCTTGAGCTCCTTGTTTCTCCAAGGCTGCCCCCACATGTGTATCGAGTGTCAATTTAG
- the LOC122609933 gene encoding cytochrome P450 CYP82D47-like isoform X1: protein MDLPLSFIFSVAIIFCFLVFGHLAWIKARANSSNNGKGKKVPEAAGSWPIIGHLHLLAGSQVHHKLLGSMADKFGPIFTLKLGVHPVLIVSNSAMAKECLTTNDRVFASRPRSMASELMGYNCGMIGFAPYGPYWREIRKIIVLELLSQKRLEMISHIRVSEVKSSILDMYTTCKINEGSSEMTKVDLKDWFGNLMMNIVGRVIFGVCFSRGQQNDDEYKKTIRRFFELTGAFVPSDAIPGLRWLDFGGYEKIMKKTAIEMDAVINGWLEEHKKMLSFKQQVDESTDQGFMGMLLSRLEEAKEDLYGFSTDVVVKSTCMALLLAATDTTSATLTWALALLVNNPLVLQKSQKELEKYVGKDRFVEESDLKNLVYLQAIIKETMRLYPAAPLSVPHVSTDDCIVGGYTIPKGTRLLVNLWKIHHDPEVWTDPFEFQPERFLTSNKEIDVKGKHFELIPFSSGRRICPGITFSLEAMQLILANMIHGFEFQNPSNDQIDMTESPGLANVKASSLELLVSPRLPPHVYRVSI from the exons ATGGACTTACCTCTGTCTTTCATATTCTCTGTAGCCATCATATTCTGTTTTCTTGTCTTTGGTCATCTGGCATGGATAAAAGCCCGAGCCAATAGCAGCAATAACGGAAAGGGAAAGAAAGTACCAGAAGCTGCAGGCTCATGGCCAATAATTGGTCACTTGCATCTTTTAGCTGGTTCTCAAGTGCATCACAAACTGTTGGGGTCGATGGCTGACAAGTTTGGACCCATTTTTACTTTAAAGCTTGGTGTTCATCCTGTTTTAATTGTCAGCAATTCAGCGATGGCTAAAGAGTGCTTAACTACGAATGACAGAGTTTTTGCTAGCCGACCAAGATCCATGGCGAGTGAGCTCATGGGCTACAACTGTGGCATGATAGGTTTTGCGCCATATGGTCCATACTGGCGTGAGATACGCAAGATAATTGTGCTTGAACTGCTGTCTCAAAAGCGCCTTGAAATGATTTCACATATCCGAGTATCTGAAGTGAAGTCATCCATATTAGACATGTATACAACTTGTAAGATAAATGAAGGGTCTTCGGAAATGACAAAAGTTGATTTGAAAGATTGGTTTGGAAACTTGATGATGAACATTGTTGGGAGGGTGATTTTTGGCGTCTGTTTTTCCCGTGGTCaacaaaatgatgatgaataCAAGAAGACTATTAGGCGGTTTTTTGAACTAACTGGTGCATTTGTGCCGTCCGATGCCATTCCAGGCTTGAGGTGGTTAGATTTTGGAGGATATGAGAAGATAATGAAAAAGACAGCAATAGAGATGGATGCTGTGATCAATGGATGGTTAGAAGAGCACAAAAAGATGCTTAGTTTTAAGCAGCAGGTAGACGAGAGCACAGACCAAGGCTTCATGGGTATGTTGTTATCGCGTCTTGAAGAAGCAAAAGAGGATCTTTATGGATTCAGCACTGATGTGGTAGTGAAATCGACATGCATG GCATTGTTACTTGCAGCCACTGACACAACAAGCGCCACTCTAACATGGGCTTTAGCTTTACTAGTCAACAATCCTCTCGTGTTGCAAAAATCCCAAAAAGAGCTCGAAAAATATGTTGGAAAAGATAGATTTGTTGAGGAGTCAGATTTGAAGAACTTGGTCTATCTTCAAGCAATTATAAAAGAAACGATGCGACTTTATCCAGCTGCACCACTTTCTGTTCCTCATGTGTCTACTGACGACTGCATTGTTGGTGGCTACACTATTCCTAAAGGGACTCGCCTTTTGGTAAATCTATGGAAAATTCATCATGATCCTGAAGTATGGACTGATCCATTTGAATTCCAACCAGAAAGATTCTTGACAAGCAACAAGGAAATCGATGTGAAGGGTAAACATTTCGAATTGATTCCCTTTAGCAGTGGTAGAAGAATATGCCCCGGAATCACTTTTTCTCTTGAAGCAATGCAGTTAATATTGGCCAATATGATACATGGATTTGAGTTCCAAAATCCATCAAATGATCAGATTGACATGACTGAAAGCCCTGGATTGGCAAATGTCAAAGCTTCTTCGCTTGAGCTCCTTGTTTCTCCAAGGCTGCCCCCACATGTGTATCGAGTGTCAATTTAG
- the LOC122609935 gene encoding cytochrome P450 CYP82D47-like, whose translation MDLPLSFILSAATIFCLLVFGHLAWIKARVDRSNNEKGKKVLEAVGSWPIIGHLHLLAGSQVHHKLLGSMADKFGPIFTIKLGVHPVLIVSNSAMAKECLTTNDRVFASRPKAMASELMGYNYAVVGLAPYGPYWREMRKIIVLELLSQQHLKKLAHIRISEVNSSILEMYRICKRNEGSSEMTKVDMKEWFGNLIMNIVVRVIFGVRFSHGEQNEDEYKKVIRRFSALMGTFVPSDAIPGVRWLDLGGYEKMMKKTAIEVDTLINGWLEEHKQQVNESTDQDFMAMLLSRLKEPKEELCGFSTDVVVKSTCMALLIASTDTTSATLTWALSLLVNNPLVLKKSQKELEKYVGKDRIVEESDLKNLVYLQAIIKETMRLYPAIPLSLPHVSTDDCIVGGYTIPKGTRLLVNIWKIQHDPEVWTDPYEFQPERFLTTKKEIDVKGQHFELIPFSSGRRICPGIAFSLEAMQLILANIIHGFEFQNPSDDQIDMTESPGLSNVKASSLELFVSPRLSPHVVGVSP comes from the exons ATGGATTTGCCGCTATCTTTCATACTATCGGCAGCCACCATATTCTGTTTACTGGTCTTTGGTCATCTGGCATGGATAAAAGCTCGAGTTGATAGAAGCAATAACGAAAAGGGAAAGAAAGTACTGGAAGCTGTGGGGTCATGGCCGATAATTGGTCACTTGCATCTTTTAGCTGGTTCTCAAGTGCATCACAAACTGTTGGGGTCTATGGCTGACAAATTTGGACCCATTTTCACTATAAAGCTTGGTGTGCATCCTGTTCTAATTGTTAGCAATTCAGCGATGGCCAAAGAGTGCTTAACTACGAATGACAGAGTTTTTGCTAGCCGACCAAAAGCCATGGCAAGCGAGCTCATGGGCTACAACTATGCTGTTGTTGGCCTTGCGCCATATGGTCCATATTGGCGTGAGATGCGCAAGATAATTGTGCTTGAATTGTTGTCCCAACAGCACCTTAAAAAGCTAGCACATATCCGAATATCTGAAGTGAACTCATCCATATTAGAAATGTATAGAATTTGTAAGAGAAATGAAGGGTCTTCTGAAATGACAAAAGTTGATATGAAAGAATGGTTTGGAAACTTAATTATGAACATTGTTGTAAGGGTGATATTTGGCGTCCGTTTTTCCCATGGCGAACAAAATGAAGATGAATATAAGAAGGTCATTAGGCGGTTTTCTGCACTAATGGGTACGTTTGTGCCATCTGATGCCATTCCAGGCGTGAGGTGGTTAGATTTAGGAGGATAtgagaagatgatgaagaagacagCAATAGAGGTTGATACTCTCATCAATGGGTGGTTGGAAGAGCATAAGCAGCAGGTAAATGAGAGCACAGACCAGGACTTCATGGCCATGTTGTTATCCCGTCTTAAAGAACCAAAAGAGGAACTTTGTGGATTCAGCACTGATGTGGTCGTGAAATCGACATGCATG GCCTTGTTAATAGCATCAACTGACACGACAAGCGCGACTCTAACATGGGCTTTATCTTTACTAGTCAACAATCCTCTGGTGCTGAAAAAATCCCAAAAAGAGCTTGAAAAATATGTGGGAAAAGATAGAATTGTTGAGGAGTCGGATTTGAAGAACTTGGTCTATCTTCAAGCAATTATAAAAGAAACGATGCGACTTTATCCAGCAATACCACTTTCTCTACCTCATGTTTCCACCGACGACTGTATTGTCGGTGGCTACACTATCCCTAAAGGGACTCGCCTTTTGGTAAATATATGGAAAATTCAACATGATCCTGAAGTATGGACTGATCCATATGAATTCCAACCAGAAAGATTCTTGACAACCAAAAAGGAAATTGACGTCAAGGGTCAACATTTCGAGTTAATCCCCTTTAGCAGTGGTAGAAGAATATGCCCGGGAATCGCTTTTTCTCTTGAAGCAATGCAGTTGATATTGGCCAATATAATACATGGATTTGAGTTCCAAAATCCATCAGATGATCAGATTGACATGACCGAAAGCCCTGGATTGTCAAATGTCAAAGCTTCTTCGCTTGAGCTCTTTGTTTCTCCAAGACTATCCCCACATGTGGTTGGGGTTTCCCCCTAG